The proteins below come from a single Serratia ficaria genomic window:
- a CDS encoding YicS family protein, with translation MAASRKLLLWVCLLASGNALAESALQSLQFEQHKQQVMAELKKVCHQQAGTSDNDWANKILSVGDNKQHIREATVAIERKNEKNYRDALAKVQCPAS, from the coding sequence GTGGCCGCATCAAGAAAACTTTTACTGTGGGTCTGCCTGCTGGCTTCCGGCAATGCGCTGGCTGAATCCGCATTGCAATCCCTGCAGTTTGAGCAACATAAACAGCAGGTGATGGCCGAGCTGAAGAAAGTCTGCCATCAACAAGCGGGAACGTCCGATAACGACTGGGCGAACAAAATACTGTCCGTTGGCGACAATAAGCAGCATATCCGCGAGGCCACGGTGGCGATAGAGCGCAAAAACGAGAAGAATTATCGGGATGCTCTCGCCAAGGTGCAGTGCCCGGCATCCTGA
- a CDS encoding DNA polymerase III subunit theta, giving the protein MSLYYRGYSGNYVGKLHADIAASCVAGKERLNLPVTPALVEAEQPEHLRRYFKQRLEHYRQVAQRLPPEKING; this is encoded by the coding sequence ATGTCACTTTACTATCGGGGTTATTCGGGCAATTACGTCGGCAAACTGCATGCGGATATTGCGGCCAGCTGCGTGGCGGGCAAGGAGCGGTTGAACCTGCCGGTGACGCCCGCGCTGGTGGAGGCCGAGCAGCCCGAGCATCTGCGGCGCTATTTCAAACAGCGTCTGGAGCACTACCGCCAGGTGGCGCAACGGCTGCCCCCCGAAAAAATCAACGGCTGA
- a CDS encoding MetQ/NlpA family ABC transporter substrate-binding protein: MKKLMFSALVATSVILLSACSPDNDSKIKVAINTGPDEAIWQEVQKVAKSQYQLDVEVISFNDYVLPNEALRNKDVDANAFQSLPYLEDQSKERGYKFAILGKTFIFPIAAYSHKIRKLSELQDGATLTLSNEATTLGRSLLLLQAQGLIKLKDGVGYLPTTLDIVENPKKLKFVQVDTPQLTRTLDDPNVSLSIINTNFSAQAGLSAARDGLFMEGVASPYVNALVVRAEDKDSEKLQKLKAAFQSKGVEDKARDVYKGDAIKAW; encoded by the coding sequence ATGAAAAAGTTGATGTTTTCGGCGTTGGTAGCCACATCCGTTATTTTGTTGTCGGCCTGTTCGCCCGACAACGACAGCAAGATAAAGGTGGCGATCAATACCGGGCCGGATGAGGCTATCTGGCAGGAAGTGCAAAAGGTCGCGAAGAGCCAATACCAGCTGGATGTCGAGGTTATTTCCTTTAATGACTACGTTTTGCCCAATGAAGCCCTGAGAAATAAAGACGTCGACGCCAACGCTTTCCAGAGCCTGCCTTATCTGGAAGATCAATCGAAGGAGCGCGGCTATAAATTCGCCATTCTCGGCAAGACCTTTATTTTCCCGATCGCCGCCTACTCGCACAAAATCCGCAAGCTCAGCGAGCTGCAGGATGGCGCCACCCTGACCCTGTCCAACGAAGCCACCACCCTCGGCCGCAGCCTGCTGTTGCTGCAGGCGCAGGGCTTGATCAAGCTGAAGGACGGCGTCGGCTACCTGCCCACCACGCTGGACATTGTCGAAAACCCGAAAAAGCTCAAGTTCGTGCAAGTGGATACGCCGCAGCTGACCCGCACGCTGGACGACCCTAACGTCTCGTTGTCGATCATCAACACCAATTTCTCGGCGCAGGCCGGTTTGTCCGCCGCGCGCGACGGCCTGTTTATGGAAGGCGTCGCCTCGCCTTACGTGAATGCGCTGGTGGTGCGAGCAGAGGATAAAGACAGTGAAAAACTGCAGAAATTGAAAGCGGCCTTCCAGTCGAAGGGCGTCGAGGACAAAGCGCGGGACGTCTATAAGGGCGACGCCATTAAGGCCTGGTAA
- the mtfA gene encoding DgsA anti-repressor MtfA, translated as MIKWPWKANQPQADTQAQWQDALAIPLLSPLDEQEQRRLVTVAGQILQQKRIVPLQGLQLTSQMQARIALLFALPVLELGAECLDGFNEILLYPSPFVVEDEWQDDIGLVHSGPVVQSGQSWEQGPIVLNWQDVQDSFDLSGFNLVIHEAVHKLDMRNGGVATGIPPIPLREIAAWEHDLHAAMDSLQDEIDMVGEEAASMDAYAATDPAECFAVLSEYFFSAPELLAERFPALYQHFCRFYRQDPLARLLRLQAESDAQAQ; from the coding sequence ATGATTAAATGGCCGTGGAAAGCAAATCAACCCCAGGCGGATACGCAGGCCCAGTGGCAGGACGCGCTGGCGATCCCGCTGCTCTCGCCGCTGGACGAACAGGAACAGCGGCGGCTGGTGACGGTCGCCGGGCAAATCCTGCAGCAAAAACGTATCGTGCCGCTGCAGGGGCTGCAGCTGACGTCGCAAATGCAGGCGCGCATCGCGCTGCTGTTCGCCCTGCCGGTGCTGGAACTGGGGGCGGAATGCCTCGACGGCTTCAATGAAATCTTGCTCTACCCGTCGCCTTTCGTGGTGGAAGACGAGTGGCAGGACGATATCGGCCTGGTGCACTCCGGGCCGGTGGTGCAATCCGGCCAAAGCTGGGAACAGGGGCCGATCGTGCTCAACTGGCAGGACGTGCAGGATTCCTTCGATCTTTCCGGCTTTAACCTGGTGATCCACGAGGCGGTGCACAAGCTGGACATGCGCAACGGCGGCGTCGCTACCGGCATCCCCCCTATTCCGCTGCGCGAAATCGCCGCCTGGGAGCATGACCTGCACGCCGCCATGGACAGCCTGCAGGATGAAATAGACATGGTCGGCGAAGAGGCCGCCAGCATGGATGCCTACGCCGCCACCGATCCGGCCGAATGCTTCGCGGTGCTGTCGGAGTATTTCTTCAGCGCTCCCGAGCTGCTGGCCGAGCGCTTTCCGGCGCTGTACCAGCATTTTTGCCGCTTCTACCGCCAGGATCCGCTGGCGCGCCTGCTGCGGCTGCAGGCGGAATCCGACGCGCAGGCGCAGTAA